Proteins co-encoded in one Listeria ivanovii subsp. ivanovii genomic window:
- a CDS encoding glycosyl hydrolase family 8, with protein sequence MKRIIFLIAILLLVGIGCYYLIQPESTSKKRMNRPKETTPTSTSVQEYVEQNYTTKNGLIINYKNAKEPHYLAESIGLYMEYLVEVNDSAKFQNQVTLLQKNFITEDNFIKWEVAKSTTTNAIVDDFRITEALYSASKKFKHPAYKKLADTLLKNTQKYSSKENIPVDFYDFVQKKAANTLHLSYMNIPAMKHTNYPAIAYQPIQTVSAEPFFTEVFQNGQFQFADAEEVNMIDQMLIALAYYAENGFTEPNFNKFLQEELSSKSKIYARYNRKTKNPTSENESTAVYAFLTQYFNKTNQPKNGKITKGLLRKMDTSNPETTHFFDYINKEITLKK encoded by the coding sequence ATGAAAAGAATAATTTTCCTTATTGCGATACTTTTACTCGTTGGTATAGGATGTTATTACTTAATCCAACCAGAATCCACTTCTAAAAAAAGGATGAATAGACCAAAAGAAACAACCCCCACTTCCACATCTGTTCAAGAGTACGTCGAACAAAATTATACAACTAAGAATGGTTTAATTATTAATTATAAAAATGCCAAGGAACCGCATTATCTTGCCGAGAGCATTGGGCTTTATATGGAATATTTAGTGGAAGTAAATGATAGTGCTAAATTTCAAAACCAAGTGACTTTACTACAGAAAAACTTTATTACAGAAGATAACTTTATAAAATGGGAAGTAGCCAAGAGCACAACAACAAATGCCATTGTCGATGACTTCCGAATAACCGAAGCATTATATAGCGCGAGTAAAAAATTCAAACATCCTGCTTATAAAAAATTAGCAGACACACTTCTTAAAAATACCCAAAAGTATAGTTCCAAAGAAAATATTCCAGTTGACTTCTATGATTTTGTACAAAAAAAAGCAGCTAATACCTTGCATTTAAGTTACATGAACATTCCCGCAATGAAGCATACTAATTATCCAGCAATTGCCTATCAGCCAATCCAAACGGTTAGTGCAGAACCTTTTTTTACAGAAGTATTTCAAAACGGACAATTTCAATTTGCAGATGCAGAAGAAGTAAATATGATTGACCAGATGCTTATTGCTCTTGCTTATTACGCTGAGAACGGCTTTACAGAGCCAAATTTCAATAAATTTCTTCAAGAGGAACTTTCTTCCAAAAGCAAAATTTACGCCCGCTATAATCGAAAAACGAAAAACCCAACTTCTGAAAATGAATCCACCGCAGTTTATGCCTTTTTGACACAGTATTTTAACAAGACAAATCAACCTAAAAATGGTAAAATCACCAAAGG